One part of the Bradyrhizobium sp. CB1650 genome encodes these proteins:
- a CDS encoding ATP-binding cassette domain-containing protein, whose protein sequence is MAPPLIQLKDIRLTFGGTPLLTGVELNVAPSERVCLIGRNGSGKSTLLKIAAGLVEADAGTRFVQPGATVRYLPQEPDFGDHKTTLAYVEAGLAPGDDQHQARYLLEQLGLTGDENPANLSGGEARRAALARVLAPSPDILLLDEPTNHLDLTTIEWLEKELDSRRSALVLISHDRRFLGNLSRSTAWLDRGKIKQIDRGFASFESWRDEVLAEEERDQHKLDRKIVDEEHWLRHGVSGRRKRNVKRLANLHALRAQRRNYRGTAGSANLAAAEAEQSGKLVIEAKGISKAYGERQIVENFSTRIQRGDRLGIVGPNGAGKTTLVNLLTGGTQPESGIVRLGANLEMATLDQHRESLDPKSTLAEALTGGRGDHVMVGGKPKHVVGYMKDFLFAQEQRGTPLEVLSGGERGRLMLARALAKPSNLLVLDEPTNDLDLETLDVLEEMLGDYEGTVILISHDRDFLDRVVTSVIAPEGNGKWIEYAGGYSDMLAQRGADLKREATKAQPAAEKKDDRPAAPASAPKRRLSFNEKHALETLPKKIETLHADIAKLQRVLDDPGLYARDRRTFDDTSAAIAKAHEELSAAEDRWLELEMLREEIEQA, encoded by the coding sequence GTGGCGCCGCCGCTGATCCAACTGAAGGACATCAGGCTCACCTTTGGCGGGACGCCGCTTCTGACCGGTGTCGAGCTCAACGTCGCGCCAAGCGAGCGCGTCTGCCTGATCGGGCGCAACGGCTCCGGCAAGTCGACGCTGCTGAAGATTGCAGCCGGCCTCGTCGAGGCCGACGCCGGCACGCGCTTCGTGCAGCCGGGCGCGACGGTTCGCTATCTGCCGCAGGAGCCGGATTTCGGCGACCACAAGACCACCCTTGCTTACGTCGAGGCCGGGCTCGCGCCCGGCGACGACCAGCACCAGGCGCGCTATCTGCTGGAGCAGCTCGGGCTGACCGGCGACGAAAATCCCGCAAATCTCTCCGGCGGCGAGGCGCGGCGCGCGGCGCTGGCGCGGGTGCTGGCCCCCTCGCCCGACATTTTGCTTTTGGACGAGCCGACCAACCATCTCGACCTCACCACCATCGAATGGCTGGAGAAGGAGCTCGACAGCCGCCGCAGTGCGCTGGTCTTGATCAGCCATGACCGCCGCTTCCTCGGCAATCTCTCGCGCTCCACCGCCTGGCTCGACCGCGGCAAGATCAAGCAGATCGATCGCGGCTTTGCGTCGTTCGAGAGCTGGCGCGACGAGGTGCTCGCGGAAGAGGAGCGCGACCAGCACAAGCTCGACCGCAAGATCGTCGACGAGGAACATTGGCTGCGCCACGGCGTCTCCGGCCGGCGCAAGCGCAACGTCAAGCGGCTCGCCAATCTGCACGCACTGCGGGCGCAGCGGCGCAACTATCGCGGCACCGCCGGCAGCGCCAATCTCGCGGCCGCGGAAGCGGAACAGTCGGGCAAGCTGGTGATCGAGGCGAAGGGCATCAGCAAGGCCTATGGCGAGCGCCAGATCGTCGAGAATTTCTCTACCCGCATCCAGCGCGGCGACCGGCTCGGCATCGTCGGGCCGAACGGCGCCGGCAAGACCACGCTGGTCAATCTGCTCACCGGTGGCACGCAGCCCGAGTCTGGCATCGTGCGGCTAGGGGCCAATCTGGAGATGGCGACCCTCGACCAGCACCGCGAAAGTCTCGATCCCAAATCGACGCTGGCCGAGGCCCTGACCGGCGGCCGCGGCGACCACGTCATGGTGGGCGGCAAGCCGAAGCATGTCGTCGGCTACATGAAGGACTTTCTGTTTGCCCAGGAGCAGCGCGGCACGCCGCTCGAGGTGCTCTCCGGCGGCGAACGCGGCCGGCTGATGCTGGCGCGCGCGCTGGCCAAGCCCTCGAACCTGCTGGTGCTGGACGAGCCGACCAACGATCTCGATCTCGAAACGCTCGACGTGCTCGAAGAGATGCTCGGCGACTACGAGGGCACGGTGATCCTGATCAGCCATGACCGCGACTTCCTCGACCGCGTCGTCACCTCGGTGATCGCGCCCGAGGGCAACGGCAAATGGATCGAATATGCCGGCGGCTACAGCGACATGCTGGCGCAGCGCGGTGCCGACCTGAAGCGCGAGGCGACCAAGGCACAGCCTGCTGCGGAGAAGAAGGACGACAGGCCGGCCGCTCCGGCGTCGGCGCCAAAGCGGCGCTTGAGCTTCAACGAGAAGCACGCTCTCGAAACCTTGCCCAAGAAGATCGAGACGCTTCACGCCGACATTGCAAAGCTGCAGCGCGTGCTCGATGATCCCGGCCTCTACGCCAGGGATCGCAGGACATTTGACGATACCTCCGCCGCCATCGCCAAGGCGCATGAGGAACTGTCCGCTGCCGAAGACCGATGGCTGGAACTGGAAATGCTCCGCGAAGAGATTGAACAGGCTTAG
- a CDS encoding YaiI/YqxD family protein, translating into MTNPPRTPRIYVDADACPVKDEIYRVAIRHGVPVSVVAGNFIRVPQDPLIERVAAGAGMDAADDWIAERAGPGDVVVTSDIPLASRCVKAGADVIAPNGKPFTDESIGMTLAVRNLMTDLRSAGEVTGSPRSFAARDRSTFLSALDQTLRRIRRRRTDLAATSEG; encoded by the coding sequence ATGACGAACCCTCCCCGTACCCCCCGCATCTATGTCGACGCCGACGCCTGTCCAGTAAAGGACGAGATCTATCGCGTCGCGATCCGGCACGGCGTGCCGGTGAGCGTGGTCGCCGGCAATTTCATCCGCGTGCCGCAGGATCCGCTGATCGAGCGCGTCGCGGCGGGTGCCGGTATGGATGCGGCCGACGACTGGATCGCCGAACGCGCCGGCCCCGGCGATGTCGTCGTGACCTCCGACATTCCTCTCGCCAGCCGCTGCGTGAAGGCAGGCGCAGACGTGATCGCGCCGAACGGCAAGCCGTTCACGGACGAGTCGATCGGCATGACGCTCGCGGTGCGCAACCTGATGACGGACCTGCGCTCGGCGGGCGAAGTGACCGGCAGCCCCAGATCCTTCGCGGCGCGCGACCGCTCCACGTTTCTCTCGGCGCTCGACCAGACACTGCGCCGGATCCGGCGCCGCCGCACCGATCTGGCCGCAACGAGCGAGGGCTGA
- a CDS encoding xanthine dehydrogenase family protein molybdopterin-binding subunit gives MQEHTKSSTLENAIALQKYGVGQPVRRKEDDTLVRGKGRYTDDFNLPGQAYAVIVRSTHAHGVIRGIGTEAAKAMPGVLGVWTGTDIDAAGYGPFTCGLPLKSRDGSPLLQTNRQPLATDKVRFVGDPVAFVVAETLAQARDAAEAVEVDVDPLPAVTDPEEAAKSGAPQLYDHIPNNVALDYHYGDMEKVNAAFASAAHVTKLDIENTRVAVVSMEPRVGLASYDKKTERYTIQVPTQGVAGNRANLAKNLKVPNEKVRILTANVGGSFGMKNVNYPEYMCILYAAKALGRPVKWLDERSTSFLSDSHGRAQKIHAELALDAEGHFLAAKLEGYGNLGAYITGVAPGPLSLNTGKNFSSVYRTPLMAVDIKTVLTNTTLMGAYRGAGRPEANYYMERLIDRAADEMGINRLTLRKRNFIKPNQMPFPASSGVTYDSGDFQSVFNKALEISDHENFAKRKKESKKAGKLRGIAVGSYLEVTAPPSVELGKIVFDPDGTVQLITGTLDYGQGHATPFAQVLCAQLGIPFESVKLVQGDSDIVHTGSGTGGSRSITASGMAIVQASKLVIEKGKRAAAHMLEASEADIEFADGSFTIAGTDRSIDIMELARRLHDGKVPEGVPDTLDVDHTSEAVPSAFPNGCHVAEVEIDPDTGVVQIVRYSAVNDFGTVINPMLVAGQLHGGVVQGIGQALMEQIRYDESGQPITGSLMDYALPRAEDAPFMTVGDHPVPATSNPLGTKGCGEAGCAGSLSTVVNAVLDALSDYGIKHIDMPLTPERVWRAIQEAKGAA, from the coding sequence ATGCAAGAACACACCAAATCGTCCACGCTCGAAAACGCTATTGCACTGCAAAAATACGGCGTCGGGCAGCCGGTCCGCCGCAAGGAGGACGACACGCTGGTGCGCGGCAAGGGCCGCTATACTGACGATTTCAACCTGCCCGGCCAGGCCTACGCCGTGATCGTCCGCTCGACCCATGCCCATGGCGTGATCCGCGGCATCGGCACCGAGGCGGCCAAGGCGATGCCGGGCGTGCTTGGGGTGTGGACCGGCACGGACATCGACGCCGCCGGCTACGGCCCCTTCACCTGCGGCCTGCCGCTGAAGAGCCGTGACGGCTCGCCCCTGCTCCAGACCAACCGCCAGCCGCTAGCTACCGACAAGGTCCGCTTCGTCGGCGATCCCGTCGCTTTCGTCGTGGCGGAGACGCTGGCGCAGGCGCGCGACGCCGCCGAGGCCGTTGAGGTGGATGTCGACCCCCTGCCGGCAGTGACCGATCCCGAGGAGGCCGCGAAGTCCGGCGCGCCGCAACTCTACGACCACATTCCGAACAACGTCGCGCTCGACTATCACTATGGCGACATGGAGAAGGTGAACGCGGCCTTCGCCAGCGCCGCTCATGTGACGAAGCTCGACATCGAGAACACCCGTGTCGCCGTGGTCTCGATGGAGCCGCGCGTGGGGCTCGCCTCCTACGACAAGAAGACCGAGCGCTACACGATCCAGGTGCCGACGCAGGGCGTCGCGGGCAACCGCGCCAATCTCGCCAAGAACCTGAAAGTGCCGAATGAGAAGGTTCGCATTCTCACCGCCAATGTCGGCGGCTCCTTCGGCATGAAGAACGTCAACTACCCCGAATACATGTGCATCCTCTACGCGGCCAAGGCGCTGGGACGCCCGGTGAAATGGCTCGACGAGCGCTCGACCAGCTTCCTCTCCGACAGCCATGGCCGCGCGCAAAAGATCCATGCCGAGCTCGCGCTGGATGCCGAGGGGCATTTCCTCGCGGCCAAGCTCGAAGGCTATGGTAATCTCGGCGCCTACATCACCGGCGTCGCGCCTGGCCCCCTCTCGCTCAACACCGGCAAGAATTTCTCCAGCGTCTATCGCACGCCGCTGATGGCGGTCGACATCAAGACGGTGCTCACCAACACCACGCTGATGGGCGCCTATCGCGGCGCGGGCCGGCCCGAGGCGAACTACTACATGGAGCGGCTGATCGACCGCGCCGCCGACGAGATGGGCATCAACCGGCTGACGCTGCGCAAGCGCAACTTCATCAAGCCGAACCAGATGCCGTTTCCGGCCTCCTCCGGCGTCACCTATGACAGCGGCGACTTCCAGTCGGTGTTCAACAAGGCGCTCGAAATCTCCGACCACGAGAACTTCGCCAAGCGCAAGAAGGAGAGCAAGAAGGCCGGCAAGCTGCGCGGCATCGCGGTCGGCTCCTATCTCGAAGTCACCGCGCCGCCGAGCGTCGAGCTCGGCAAGATCGTGTTCGATCCTGATGGCACCGTCCAGCTCATCACCGGCACGCTCGACTACGGCCAGGGGCACGCGACGCCGTTCGCGCAGGTGCTGTGCGCGCAGCTCGGCATCCCCTTCGAGAGCGTCAAGCTGGTGCAGGGCGACAGCGACATCGTTCACACCGGCAGCGGCACCGGCGGCTCGCGCTCGATCACGGCAAGCGGCATGGCGATCGTGCAAGCCTCCAAGCTCGTGATCGAGAAGGGCAAGCGCGCCGCAGCGCACATGCTGGAAGCCTCCGAGGCCGATATCGAGTTCGCCGATGGCAGCTTCACCATCGCCGGCACCGATCGCAGCATCGACATCATGGAGCTGGCCAGGCGCCTGCATGACGGCAAGGTGCCGGAGGGCGTGCCCGATACGCTCGACGTCGACCACACCAGCGAGGCTGTGCCGTCCGCCTTTCCGAACGGCTGCCACGTCGCCGAGGTCGAGATCGACCCGGACACCGGCGTGGTGCAGATCGTGCGCTACAGCGCCGTGAACGATTTCGGCACGGTGATCAACCCGATGCTGGTCGCGGGCCAACTCCATGGCGGTGTCGTGCAGGGCATCGGCCAGGCGCTGATGGAGCAGATCCGCTACGACGAGAGCGGCCAGCCGATCACGGGGTCGCTGATGGACTACGCGCTGCCGCGCGCCGAGGACGCTCCGTTCATGACGGTCGGCGATCACCCGGTGCCGGCCACCAGCAATCCGCTCGGCACCAAGGGCTGCGGCGAAGCCGGCTGCGCCGGCAGCCTGTCGACGGTGGTGAACGCCGTGCTCGATGCGCTCTCTGACTACGGCATCAAGCACATCGACATGCCGCTGACGCCGGAGCGCGTCTGGCGCGCGATCCAGGAGGCGAAGGGCGCGGCATAA
- a CDS encoding D-TA family PLP-dependent enzyme, translating into MTTPLAAKIAREYGTPCAVIDMDKVERNIARIQKACDDAGIANRPHIKTHKNPTLAKMQIAAGAKGITCQKLGEAEIMANAGIDNILISYNLLGEEKMARLGALQAKANMTVAADNATVIAGLPKAAAASGRPLSVVVECDTGRKRAGVETPAEAVALAREIAASKGLHFAGFMLYPTETGWAEAQKFYDEALAGVRAHGLEATIVSTGGTPNLVNLGKLKGGTEHRFGTYIYNDRMQVAAGSATWDDCALHIYSTVVSRAAPERGILDAGSKTLTTDTGGLDGHGLILEHPEAKIARFAEEHGFLDLSRSNTRPNVGDVVRIVPNHVCVVVNMMDEVVMVRGEEIIGALPVAARGKLR; encoded by the coding sequence ATGACAACTCCCCTCGCCGCCAAGATCGCCCGTGAATATGGCACGCCCTGTGCCGTCATCGACATGGACAAGGTCGAGCGCAACATCGCGCGGATCCAGAAGGCCTGCGACGACGCCGGTATCGCCAACCGCCCGCACATCAAGACGCACAAGAACCCGACGCTCGCCAAGATGCAGATTGCGGCGGGCGCCAAGGGCATCACCTGCCAGAAGCTCGGCGAGGCCGAGATCATGGCCAATGCCGGCATCGACAACATCCTGATCAGCTACAATCTGCTCGGCGAAGAGAAGATGGCGCGGCTGGGCGCGCTGCAAGCCAAGGCCAACATGACGGTCGCCGCCGACAATGCGACCGTCATCGCCGGCCTGCCCAAGGCGGCCGCCGCCTCCGGCCGTCCGCTCTCGGTCGTGGTCGAATGCGATACGGGGCGCAAGCGCGCCGGCGTCGAGACGCCGGCCGAGGCGGTCGCGCTGGCGCGCGAGATCGCGGCGTCGAAGGGCCTGCATTTCGCCGGCTTCATGCTCTATCCGACCGAGACCGGCTGGGCCGAAGCGCAAAAATTCTACGATGAGGCGCTGGCGGGCGTGCGCGCGCACGGGCTGGAGGCCACGATCGTGTCGACCGGCGGCACGCCCAACCTCGTCAATCTCGGCAAGCTCAAGGGTGGCACCGAGCATCGCTTCGGCACCTACATCTATAACGACCGCATGCAGGTCGCGGCCGGCTCCGCCACCTGGGACGACTGCGCGCTGCACATCTATTCGACGGTCGTCAGCCGCGCCGCGCCCGAGCGCGGCATCCTCGACGCCGGTTCGAAGACGCTGACCACCGACACCGGCGGCCTCGACGGCCACGGTCTCATTCTCGAGCACCCCGAGGCCAAGATCGCACGCTTTGCCGAAGAGCACGGCTTCCTCGATCTCTCGCGCAGCAACACCCGCCCCAATGTCGGCGACGTCGTGCGCATCGTGCCCAATCACGTCTGCGTCGTCGTCAACATGATGGACGAGGTAGTGATGGTGCGCGGCGAGGAGATCATCGGCGCACTGCCGGTGGCGGCAAGAGGCAAGCTGCGCTAG